The proteins below come from a single Benincasa hispida cultivar B227 chromosome 4, ASM972705v1, whole genome shotgun sequence genomic window:
- the LOC120076181 gene encoding uncharacterized protein LOC120076181 has product MKANVEEDVKKKKSLALKSTQVQEDSETEAELNDEEFAYLTKKFKMHFRKRNFSKKVNNQEGKGEKSNRDTIIYYECKKPGHVKWDCPQRKAISKKKRKAISKKNKKAMKATWDESDESESKSEEEVANLCVMAFGDDDDDNDEPCQDPSPFIVTIVGVMANSKEPRCHKCGKHIEHKYHLIREIVH; this is encoded by the exons ATGAAGGCCAATGTGGAAGAAGAtgtcaaaaagaagaagagcctAGCATTAAAGTCCACTCAAGTCCAAGAGGACTCTGAAACTGAAGCTGAACTAAATGATGAAGAGTTCGCTTACTTGACCAAGAAGTTCAAAATGCATTTTAGGAAAAGGAACTTCTCAAAGAAAGTCAACAATCAAGAAGGCAAAGGAGAAAAGAGCAACAGAGATACAATCATCTATTATGAATGCAAAAAGCCCGGACACGTGAAGTGGGACTGTCCTCAAAGAAAAGCTAtttcaaagaagaaaagaaaagctatttcaaagaagaacaagaaggcCATGAAAGCTACATGGGACGAAAGCGATGAAAGTGAATCTAAAAGCGAGGAAGAAGTAGCAAATCTATGCGTTATGGCTTTTGGAGACGATGACGACGACAATGATGAG CCATGTCAAgacccatcaccctttattgtgacaatagttgGTGTTATGGCTAATTCCAAGGAGCCCAGATGCCACAAGTGTGGAAAGCATATTGAGCACAAGTATCACCtaattcgagagattgtgcattga